In the genome of Streptomyces sp. V2I9, one region contains:
- a CDS encoding DNA alkylation repair protein codes for MAAQPQAEATVAEVMAELAELEDPRARAVNERHVAWSADPDPVVASAGWALTTERVGKRPEGLDLPGLLDVIEAGMKDAPDRLQWAMNHCLARIGIDHPALRARAVGIGERLEVLKDHPTSAGCTSPYAPDWIAEMVRRQDAR; via the coding sequence ATGGCCGCACAGCCGCAGGCCGAAGCGACCGTGGCGGAGGTCATGGCCGAGCTGGCCGAACTGGAGGACCCACGGGCCCGCGCGGTGAACGAGAGGCACGTCGCCTGGTCCGCCGACCCCGACCCCGTCGTCGCGAGCGCGGGCTGGGCGCTCACCACCGAGCGGGTGGGGAAGAGGCCCGAGGGCCTCGACCTTCCGGGACTGCTCGATGTCATCGAGGCGGGGATGAAGGACGCTCCGGACCGTCTCCAGTGGGCGATGAACCACTGCCTGGCCCGGATCGGCATCGACCACCCCGCGCTCCGTGCCCGCGCCGTCGGCATCGGCGAACGTCTGGAGGTGCTCAAGGACCACCCGACCTCCGCGGGCTGCACGTCCCCGTACGCGCCGGACTGGATCGCCGAGATGGTGCGGCGGCAGGACGCCCGGTAG
- a CDS encoding (2Fe-2S)-binding protein: MSPATSSTSSAITLNVNGEKHHLPVDHRTTLLDALRERLDLTGTKKGCDQGQCGACTVLVDQRRAVSCLTLAVAAEGREITTIEGVAEGDRLHPVQQAFLDLDGYQCGYCTPGQICSAIAVIEEHAAGRPSAVTGDLSPDAPPQPLTPEEIRERMSGNLCRCGAYVSIVQAVARAAETHAETRAAGAKEATA; this comes from the coding sequence ATGTCCCCGGCGACCTCGTCGACGTCCAGTGCCATCACCCTGAACGTCAACGGAGAGAAGCACCACCTGCCCGTCGACCACCGCACCACCCTGCTCGACGCCCTGCGCGAGCGCCTCGACCTCACCGGCACCAAGAAGGGCTGCGACCAGGGGCAGTGCGGCGCCTGCACCGTGCTGGTGGACCAGCGGCGCGCCGTCTCCTGCCTCACCCTCGCGGTCGCGGCCGAGGGGCGCGAGATCACCACCATCGAAGGCGTGGCCGAGGGCGACCGGCTGCACCCGGTCCAACAGGCGTTCCTCGACCTCGACGGCTATCAGTGCGGCTACTGCACGCCCGGCCAGATCTGCTCCGCCATCGCCGTCATCGAGGAGCACGCGGCCGGGCGGCCGAGCGCCGTCACCGGGGATCTGAGCCCCGACGCGCCGCCGCAGCCGCTGACGCCCGAGGAGATCCGCGAACGGATGAGCGGCAACCTGTGCCGCTGCGGCGCCTACGTGTCGATCGTCCAGGCCGTCGCCCGTGCCGCCGAGACCCACGCCGAGACCCGCGCCGCGGGTGCGAAGGAGGCCACCGCATGA
- a CDS encoding xanthine dehydrogenase family protein subunit M, whose protein sequence is MREFGYRRAHDVTGAVALLAADPDARYLGGGTNLVDLMKSGVERPARLVDIRELPLDRVEPTTDGGLRIGATVTNSDLAADPDVRRRYPALAQAVLAGASGQLRNMATVGGNLLQRTRCGYFTDLAAPCNKRAPGTGCSAVTGEHHNHAVLGASDHCVAVHPSDMGVALTAFGARVSYESPDGPGEVPITDFYLPVGDTPHRETGLPPGALITHVTLPAAPAAARSRYRKVRERASYAFAIGSVAAALVVEDGVVREARLALGAVASRPWRARAAEAVLTGANADGAAFAAAADAELAAARPLPHNGYKVTLMRNLMVSVLTELAGEDAR, encoded by the coding sequence ATGAGGGAGTTCGGCTACCGGCGAGCGCACGACGTCACCGGAGCGGTCGCCCTGCTCGCCGCCGACCCCGACGCCCGCTACCTCGGCGGCGGCACCAACCTCGTCGACCTGATGAAGTCCGGCGTGGAGCGCCCCGCCCGGCTCGTGGACATCCGCGAACTCCCGCTGGACCGCGTCGAGCCCACGACGGACGGCGGCCTGCGCATCGGGGCGACCGTCACCAACAGCGACCTCGCCGCCGACCCCGACGTCCGCCGCCGCTACCCGGCGCTCGCCCAGGCCGTGCTGGCCGGCGCCTCCGGTCAGCTGCGCAACATGGCCACCGTCGGCGGCAACCTCCTCCAGCGCACCCGCTGCGGCTACTTCACCGACCTGGCGGCGCCCTGCAACAAGCGTGCGCCGGGCACCGGCTGCTCCGCCGTCACGGGCGAACACCACAACCACGCGGTCCTCGGCGCGAGCGACCACTGCGTGGCCGTGCACCCCTCCGACATGGGCGTCGCCCTGACGGCCTTCGGCGCGCGGGTCTCCTACGAGAGCCCCGACGGACCCGGCGAAGTCCCGATCACCGACTTCTACCTCCCCGTCGGAGACACCCCGCACCGCGAGACCGGCCTGCCGCCCGGCGCGCTGATCACCCACGTCACCCTCCCCGCCGCGCCCGCCGCCGCCCGCTCCCGCTACCGCAAGGTGCGCGAGCGCGCCTCGTACGCCTTCGCCATCGGCTCCGTCGCCGCCGCGCTCGTCGTCGAGGACGGCGTCGTACGCGAAGCACGCCTCGCCCTCGGAGCCGTCGCCTCCCGGCCCTGGCGCGCCCGTGCCGCCGAAGCCGTCCTGACCGGCGCGAACGCGGACGGCGCGGCCTTCGCCGCCGCCGCGGACGCCGAACTGGCAGCCGCCCGGCCGCTGCCCCACAACGGATACAAGGTGACCCTCATGCGCAACCTCATGGTCTCCGTCCTGACCGAACTGGCCGGGGAGGACGCCCGATGA
- the glpK gene encoding glycerol kinase GlpK: MADFIGAVDQGTTSTRFMIFDHGGNEVAKHQLEHEQILPRSGWVEHDPVEIWERTNSVMQNALRYGGLSPTDLVAIGITNQRETTVVWDRRNGRPYYNAIVWQDTRTDGIAANLERSGKGEVIRRKAGLPPATYFSGGKIQWILENVDGVREAAEAGHAVFGNTDAWILWNLTGGPNGGIHATDVTNASRTMLMNLETLDWDDELLGFFGIPRSMLPTINPSSDPEAYGSTRTSRPLSAAIPIGGVLGDQQAATVGQVCFSPGEAKNTYGTGNFLVLNTGNELVRSRNGLLTTVAYQFGDSPVVYALEGSIAVTGSAVQWLRDQMKIIKSAAESEELARSVEDNGGVYFVPAFSGLFAPYWRSDARGAIVGLARYNDNAHLARATLEAICYQSRDVVEAMEQDSGVHLDVLKVDGGVTANDLCMQIQSDVLGVPVSRPVVAETTALGAAYAAGLATGFWRDTDELRTQWHESKRWEPRWTEEQRAEGYAGWKRAVERTLDWVKVP; the protein is encoded by the coding sequence ATGGCGGACTTCATCGGCGCGGTGGACCAGGGGACCACCAGCACCCGGTTCATGATCTTCGATCACGGCGGCAACGAGGTCGCCAAGCACCAGCTGGAGCACGAGCAGATCCTGCCCCGCTCCGGCTGGGTGGAGCACGATCCCGTGGAGATCTGGGAGCGCACCAACTCGGTGATGCAGAACGCGCTGCGGTACGGCGGACTGTCACCGACCGACCTGGTGGCCATCGGGATCACCAACCAGCGGGAGACCACGGTGGTCTGGGACCGGCGCAACGGGCGGCCCTACTACAACGCCATCGTCTGGCAGGACACCCGTACGGACGGCATCGCGGCGAACCTGGAGCGTTCCGGGAAGGGCGAGGTCATCCGCCGCAAGGCCGGGCTGCCGCCGGCGACGTACTTCTCCGGGGGCAAGATCCAGTGGATTCTGGAGAACGTCGACGGCGTGCGGGAGGCGGCGGAGGCCGGTCACGCGGTCTTCGGCAACACCGACGCCTGGATCCTGTGGAACCTGACCGGCGGACCGAACGGCGGCATCCACGCCACCGACGTCACCAACGCGAGCCGGACCATGCTGATGAACCTGGAGACCCTCGACTGGGACGACGAGCTCCTGGGCTTCTTCGGCATCCCCCGGTCGATGCTTCCCACGATCAACCCGTCCTCGGACCCGGAGGCGTACGGCTCCACCCGGACCTCCCGGCCGTTGAGCGCCGCCATCCCCATCGGGGGCGTCCTCGGCGACCAGCAGGCGGCCACCGTCGGCCAGGTCTGCTTCTCCCCCGGCGAGGCCAAGAACACCTACGGGACCGGAAACTTCCTGGTGCTGAACACCGGCAACGAGCTGGTCCGTTCGCGGAACGGCCTGCTCACCACGGTGGCCTACCAGTTCGGCGACAGCCCGGTGGTCTACGCGCTGGAGGGCTCCATCGCCGTGACCGGCTCCGCCGTGCAGTGGCTGCGTGACCAGATGAAGATCATCAAGTCCGCGGCGGAGAGCGAGGAACTGGCCCGGAGCGTCGAGGACAACGGCGGCGTCTACTTCGTCCCCGCGTTCTCCGGCCTGTTCGCCCCGTACTGGCGTTCCGACGCCCGCGGCGCGATCGTCGGCCTCGCCCGGTACAACGACAACGCCCACCTGGCACGCGCCACCCTGGAGGCCATCTGCTACCAGAGCCGCGACGTGGTCGAGGCCATGGAGCAGGACTCCGGGGTCCATCTCGACGTCCTCAAGGTGGACGGCGGTGTCACCGCCAACGACCTCTGCATGCAGATCCAGTCGGACGTCCTCGGCGTCCCGGTCAGCCGCCCCGTCGTCGCCGAGACGACCGCGCTCGGCGCCGCCTACGCGGCCGGCCTCGCCACCGGCTTCTGGCGGGACACCGACGAACTGCGCACCCAGTGGCACGAGTCGAAGCGCTGGGAGCCCAGGTGGACCGAGGAGCAGCGGGCCGAGGGCTACGCGGGCTGGAAGCGGGCGGTGGAGCGCACCCTCGACTGGGTGAAGGTGCCCTGA
- a CDS encoding iron chelate uptake ABC transporter family permease subunit, whose amino-acid sequence MSGALVLRAGSLSLRASRRSMAVCGLLTVALIALALWAFTLGSFPLGLGDLASVVSGTARDSVRTVVLEWRAPRIAAAVLFGAALAAGGAVFQSLTRNPLGSPDVIGFTTGSYTGVVLMLLAGASGYTALAAGAVAGGLVTAIVVHLLAFRRGVRGFRLIIVGIAVGALLSSVNTWFSVKADVDTALRAAVWGAGSLSAIGWPALMAAAVLLAGVALAAPVAQRRMRWLELGDDTAAMLGVRVERTKLLLVVLGVAATAAVTAAAGPISFVALAAPQIARRLTGRGTSVDLAGSALVGALLLLGADIAAQHAVPDVVLPTGAVTVCLGGAYLLVLLVRESRRSL is encoded by the coding sequence GTGAGCGGAGCACTCGTCCTCAGGGCGGGCTCCCTGAGCCTGCGGGCGTCCCGGCGCTCGATGGCGGTCTGCGGACTGCTGACGGTCGCGCTGATCGCCCTGGCGCTGTGGGCGTTCACCCTCGGCAGCTTCCCGCTCGGCCTCGGCGACCTGGCCTCGGTCGTGTCCGGCACCGCCCGCGACAGCGTCCGCACCGTCGTCCTGGAGTGGCGGGCGCCGCGCATCGCCGCCGCCGTCCTGTTCGGGGCCGCTCTCGCCGCCGGCGGCGCGGTCTTCCAGTCCCTGACCCGCAACCCGCTCGGCAGCCCCGACGTCATAGGCTTCACCACCGGCTCGTACACCGGCGTCGTCCTGATGCTGCTGGCGGGCGCGAGCGGCTACACGGCGCTCGCGGCGGGCGCGGTGGCCGGCGGGCTCGTCACCGCCATCGTCGTCCACCTGCTGGCGTTCCGGCGCGGGGTGCGGGGCTTCCGGCTCATCATCGTGGGCATCGCGGTCGGGGCGCTGCTGTCCTCGGTCAACACGTGGTTCTCGGTGAAGGCCGACGTGGACACCGCGCTGCGGGCCGCGGTCTGGGGCGCGGGCTCCCTGAGCGCCATCGGATGGCCCGCCCTGATGGCCGCCGCCGTCCTGCTGGCGGGCGTCGCCCTGGCGGCGCCGGTGGCGCAGCGCCGGATGCGCTGGCTCGAACTGGGCGACGACACGGCGGCGATGCTGGGCGTGCGCGTCGAGCGCACGAAGCTGCTGCTGGTCGTGCTCGGCGTGGCCGCGACCGCCGCGGTGACCGCCGCCGCCGGTCCGATCTCCTTCGTCGCCCTGGCCGCCCCGCAGATCGCCCGCCGCCTCACCGGGCGCGGCACTTCCGTGGACCTGGCGGGCTCCGCGCTCGTCGGCGCGCTCCTGCTCCTCGGGGCGGACATCGCGGCCCAGCACGCCGTTCCGGACGTGGTCCTGCCCACCGGCGCGGTCACGGTGTGCCTCGGCGGGGCGTACCTCCTGGTACTGCTGGTGAGGGAGTCCCGCCGGAGCCTGTAG
- a CDS encoding XdhC family protein, which yields MLDIAGELHRWIEEGREFAVGTVVSVGGSAPRGPGAALAVDSEGTAIGSVSGGCVEGAVYELCAQALQDGRTVCERFGYSDEDAFAVGLTCGGVLDIMVTPVRADAPQRAVLRTALSAAASGAATALARVAAGPDALLGRSLLVRADGSHEGGLGGHPALDRTAAAEAAALLDTGRTGTVALPEDGSHCPGGLTLLVECSVEPPRMIVFGAVDFAAALVRAGKFLGHHVTVCDARPVFATPARFPEADEVVVDWPHRYLRRTPTDGRTVLCVLTHEARFDVPLLTEALRTPAAFVGAMGSRRTHEDRTRRLREAGLSDDELARLRSPIGLDLGARTPEETALSIAAEIVAARRGGTGRPLTGGAEPIHREPVHRGHHEVPRAAGPR from the coding sequence GTGCTTGACATCGCGGGCGAGCTGCACCGGTGGATCGAGGAGGGCCGGGAGTTCGCCGTCGGTACCGTCGTCTCCGTCGGCGGCAGCGCGCCGCGCGGTCCCGGTGCCGCCCTTGCCGTGGACAGTGAGGGGACCGCGATCGGTTCGGTCTCCGGCGGCTGTGTGGAGGGCGCGGTCTACGAACTGTGCGCGCAGGCCCTCCAGGACGGCCGGACCGTGTGCGAACGGTTCGGCTACAGCGACGAGGACGCCTTCGCCGTGGGACTGACCTGCGGCGGGGTCCTCGACATCATGGTCACGCCGGTACGGGCCGACGCGCCGCAGCGTGCGGTGCTGCGGACCGCGCTGTCCGCCGCGGCCTCCGGAGCGGCGACGGCCCTCGCCCGGGTGGCCGCGGGACCGGACGCGCTGCTGGGCCGCTCGCTGCTCGTCCGCGCGGACGGCTCCCACGAGGGCGGGCTCGGCGGCCACCCGGCGCTGGACCGTACGGCGGCTGCCGAGGCGGCGGCCCTGCTCGACACCGGCCGCACCGGCACGGTCGCCCTCCCCGAGGACGGCTCGCACTGCCCCGGCGGGCTCACCCTGCTCGTCGAGTGCAGCGTGGAGCCGCCCCGCATGATCGTCTTCGGCGCGGTCGACTTCGCGGCGGCGCTGGTACGGGCCGGAAAGTTTCTCGGCCATCATGTGACGGTGTGCGACGCCCGGCCCGTCTTCGCCACCCCCGCCCGGTTCCCCGAGGCGGACGAGGTCGTCGTCGACTGGCCCCACCGCTACCTTCGGCGCACCCCGACCGACGGGCGCACCGTGCTGTGCGTACTCACGCACGAGGCCCGGTTCGACGTGCCGCTGCTCACCGAGGCGCTGCGGACGCCCGCCGCCTTCGTGGGAGCGATGGGATCGCGCCGCACCCACGAGGACCGCACCCGGCGGCTGCGCGAGGCCGGCCTGAGCGACGACGAGCTGGCGAGGCTGCGGTCGCCCATCGGGCTGGACCTCGGCGCCCGTACGCCCGAGGAGACGGCCCTGTCCATCGCGGCGGAGATCGTCGCGGCCCGGCGCGGCGGCACGGGCAGGCCGCTGACCGGGGGTGCGGAGCCCATCCACCGGGAGCCCGTCCACCGGGGTCATCACGAGGTGCCGCGGGCCGCCGGCCCGCGCTGA
- a CDS encoding GNAT family N-acetyltransferase, producing the protein MPSSTVIRLIEPADAVPIAAHRARDAEAFRRWEPAQPADHFTPEGQEERIEGLLAGFRAGTVWPGVVLAGDEVIGQITVGGILPQPHLRRGSLGYWIATVAQNRGHAGDAVALALRVMREELGLHRAEASTNLENLPSQRVLRRNGFTPYGVAHSAILLDGAWRDGLLWERILGD; encoded by the coding sequence ATGCCCAGCAGCACCGTGATCCGCCTGATCGAGCCCGCCGACGCCGTCCCCATCGCCGCCCACCGGGCGCGGGACGCCGAGGCGTTCCGGCGGTGGGAACCGGCCCAGCCGGCCGACCACTTCACTCCGGAGGGGCAGGAGGAGCGGATCGAGGGGCTGCTGGCCGGGTTCCGGGCCGGCACGGTCTGGCCGGGCGTGGTGCTCGCCGGCGACGAGGTGATCGGGCAGATCACCGTCGGAGGCATCCTGCCCCAGCCGCACCTGCGGCGGGGCTCCCTCGGCTATTGGATCGCCACCGTCGCCCAGAACCGGGGCCATGCCGGCGACGCCGTCGCGCTCGCGCTCCGGGTGATGCGGGAGGAACTCGGCCTGCACCGCGCGGAGGCGTCCACCAACCTGGAGAACCTGCCGTCGCAACGGGTGCTGCGCCGCAACGGGTTCACCCCGTACGGCGTCGCGCACTCCGCGATCCTCCTCGACGGAGCGTGGCGGGACGGGCTGCTGTGGGAACGCATCCTGGGCGACTGA
- a CDS encoding TetR/AcrR family transcriptional regulator, protein MSQPKKDTPLRSDAQRNRERILRAATAELTQRADVPLSTIAKRAGVGQGTFYRHFPHRETLVLEVYRFEMRQVADAAVELLETRPPERALREWMDRLARFALTKAGLADAIRLVTSAPGGPAKPGPTPVMEAAGTLLDACGAAGVVRPGVTPDDFFLAIAGLWQIDPHEDWEPRAGRLLDLVMDGLRAGAPGR, encoded by the coding sequence GTGTCCCAGCCCAAGAAGGACACCCCCCTGCGTTCGGACGCGCAGCGCAACCGTGAGCGCATCCTGCGGGCCGCCACGGCCGAACTGACACAGCGCGCGGACGTCCCGCTGAGCACCATCGCCAAGAGGGCGGGCGTCGGGCAGGGCACGTTCTACCGCCACTTCCCGCACCGGGAGACGCTGGTCCTGGAGGTCTACCGCTTCGAGATGCGCCAGGTCGCGGATGCCGCCGTCGAGTTGCTGGAGACCCGCCCGCCCGAACGTGCCCTGCGCGAATGGATGGACCGCCTCGCCCGCTTCGCTCTGACGAAGGCCGGTCTGGCGGACGCGATCCGGCTGGTCACCAGCGCGCCCGGCGGCCCCGCCAAGCCCGGCCCCACCCCGGTCATGGAAGCGGCGGGGACCCTCCTGGACGCCTGTGGGGCCGCCGGCGTCGTCCGCCCCGGTGTGACTCCGGACGACTTCTTCCTCGCCATCGCCGGTCTGTGGCAGATCGATCCCCACGAGGACTGGGAGCCGAGGGCCGGCCGGCTCCTGGACCTCGTCATGGACGGCCTGCGCGCGGGAGCGCCCGGCCGGTGA
- a CDS encoding MIP/aquaporin family protein, which translates to MAELRKKSGLLGELSAEFAGTLILILFGCGVVAQVAAGGALTDPAGGLGNHDSIAWAWGLGVTLGVYVAARLSGAHLNPAVTVALAAFKGFPWKKVAPYALAQTAGAFVAALIVRWNYSEALAKADPGHTIKTQSVFSTLPANGNPALPVHEWGAFRDQVIGTAILLLLILAVTDLLNTPPGSNLGPFIIGLIVVAIGMAWGTNAGYAINPARDFGPRLASFLTGYGGAWRDQYGNLYFWVPIIGPLIGGLLGAGLYKVFVGRFLPSAEPEPPGRVPAPKD; encoded by the coding sequence ATGGCCGAACTACGCAAGAAGTCCGGATTGCTCGGTGAGTTGTCGGCCGAGTTCGCGGGCACGTTGATCCTCATCCTCTTCGGATGCGGTGTCGTGGCCCAGGTGGCGGCGGGCGGGGCCCTGACCGATCCGGCCGGCGGCCTCGGGAACCACGACAGCATCGCCTGGGCATGGGGGCTCGGCGTCACGCTGGGCGTCTACGTGGCGGCGCGGCTGAGCGGGGCGCATCTCAACCCCGCGGTGACCGTCGCCCTGGCCGCGTTCAAGGGGTTCCCCTGGAAGAAGGTGGCCCCGTACGCGCTGGCGCAGACGGCCGGCGCCTTCGTGGCCGCGCTCATCGTCCGCTGGAACTACAGCGAGGCGCTCGCGAAGGCCGACCCCGGACACACCATCAAGACGCAGTCGGTGTTCTCCACGCTGCCTGCCAACGGCAACCCGGCGCTGCCGGTGCACGAGTGGGGCGCCTTCCGCGACCAGGTCATCGGCACCGCCATCCTGCTGCTGCTGATCCTGGCCGTCACCGACCTGCTCAACACCCCGCCCGGCTCGAACCTGGGCCCGTTCATCATCGGCCTGATCGTGGTCGCGATCGGCATGGCGTGGGGCACCAACGCGGGGTACGCGATCAACCCGGCCCGCGACTTCGGCCCCCGCCTGGCGAGCTTCCTCACCGGATACGGCGGGGCGTGGCGCGATCAGTACGGGAATCTCTACTTCTGGGTGCCGATCATCGGGCCGCTGATCGGCGGTCTGCTGGGCGCGGGACTCTACAAGGTCTTCGTCGGGCGCTTCCTGCCGTCCGCGGAGCCCGAGCCGCCGGGCCGTGTCCCGGCGCCCAAGGACTGA
- a CDS encoding xanthine dehydrogenase family protein molybdopterin-binding subunit has product MTTATPDRSALRGAVGVAHTRVEGRDKVTGAARYAAEFPFADLAHGWLVLSTVARGRIRTVETAPVLDMPGVLAVLHHGNAPRLNTDYIGMLGVPPDPASAVLQDDRVPFAGWPVALVVAETPEVAREAAEALVVTYDQEPHDTVLVADHPGAYAAAGHMAAETGKGDLEARLAASAFVVDEEYTTPEEQHSMMEPHAATARWDGGRLEVVDSNQGAGWVRSELAAMFSLDASAVRVRSEHIGGGFGSKGLRAHQVSAVMAATALRRPVRVVLTRRQMFSLAGYRSPTAQRVRLGAAPDGRLLALEHRSLNQTSTVYEFVEPSAGVARVMYDAEAHHTANHVVRLDVPSPTWMRAPGEAPGSFAIETALDELAERAGLDPIDLRLRNEPETGPVSGLPFGSRNLAACFREGARRFGWADRDPRPGVRREGRWLLGTGTAAASFGAGAAPSTALVTAQADGSFTVRITAADIGTGARTALTLIAADALETAPDRVRVRIGDSDFGPAMIAGGSMGTRSWAWAVTAAAAELRERLATTTGIPPEGITVRSDTTEALGSLARKERHSYGAQFAEVAVDTATGEIRVRRMLGVFAAGRIVNPLTARNQLLGGMTWGISMALHEEAVRDRNTGGHYAPDLAGYHVATHADVPDIEADWVDDHDPEDPVGIKGVGEIGIVGAAAAVANAVHHATGVRHRHLPIRPDRVLTAGTPGPAGGAVGA; this is encoded by the coding sequence ATGACGACCGCCACCCCGGACCGTTCCGCGCTCCGCGGAGCCGTCGGTGTCGCCCACACCCGCGTGGAGGGCCGCGACAAGGTCACCGGCGCGGCCCGCTACGCGGCGGAGTTCCCGTTCGCGGACCTGGCCCACGGCTGGCTCGTGCTGTCCACGGTCGCCCGTGGCCGCATCCGTACGGTGGAGACCGCCCCGGTCCTCGACATGCCGGGCGTGCTCGCCGTGCTGCACCACGGCAACGCCCCCCGCCTGAACACCGATTACATCGGCATGCTCGGCGTCCCACCGGACCCGGCCTCCGCCGTCCTCCAGGACGACCGGGTGCCGTTCGCGGGCTGGCCGGTCGCGCTCGTCGTCGCCGAGACCCCCGAAGTGGCCCGCGAGGCCGCCGAGGCGCTCGTGGTGACGTACGACCAGGAGCCCCACGACACCGTGCTCGTGGCCGACCACCCCGGCGCCTACGCCGCCGCCGGTCATATGGCGGCCGAGACCGGGAAGGGCGACCTGGAGGCACGGCTGGCCGCGTCCGCGTTCGTCGTGGACGAGGAGTACACCACCCCCGAAGAGCAGCACAGCATGATGGAGCCGCACGCCGCCACCGCCCGGTGGGACGGCGGCCGGCTGGAGGTCGTCGACTCCAACCAGGGGGCCGGCTGGGTCCGGAGCGAGCTGGCCGCGATGTTCTCGCTCGACGCCTCCGCCGTGCGGGTGCGCTCCGAACACATCGGGGGCGGCTTCGGCAGCAAGGGGCTCCGCGCCCACCAGGTGTCCGCCGTGATGGCCGCCACCGCCCTGCGACGCCCGGTACGCGTGGTGCTGACGCGGCGTCAGATGTTCTCGCTGGCCGGCTACCGCAGCCCCACCGCCCAGCGTGTCAGGCTCGGCGCCGCCCCCGACGGCCGGCTGCTCGCCCTGGAACACCGCTCGCTGAACCAGACCTCCACGGTGTACGAGTTCGTCGAGCCCAGCGCGGGCGTCGCCCGCGTGATGTACGACGCCGAGGCCCACCACACCGCCAACCACGTCGTCCGGCTGGACGTGCCGTCGCCGACCTGGATGCGGGCGCCGGGCGAGGCTCCGGGGTCGTTCGCCATCGAGACCGCCCTCGACGAACTCGCCGAACGTGCCGGCCTCGACCCCATCGACCTGCGCCTGCGCAACGAGCCGGAGACCGGCCCGGTCTCCGGCCTGCCGTTCGGCAGCCGCAACCTGGCGGCCTGCTTCCGCGAGGGCGCGCGCCGCTTCGGCTGGGCGGACCGCGACCCGCGCCCCGGCGTCCGGCGCGAGGGGCGGTGGCTGCTGGGCACCGGCACGGCGGCGGCCTCCTTCGGTGCCGGAGCCGCCCCGTCCACGGCCTTGGTCACGGCGCAGGCGGACGGCTCCTTCACCGTGCGGATCACCGCCGCCGACATCGGGACCGGAGCCCGCACCGCGCTCACCCTGATCGCCGCCGACGCGCTGGAGACCGCGCCCGACCGCGTCCGGGTCCGCATCGGCGACAGCGACTTCGGCCCCGCGATGATCGCCGGGGGGTCCATGGGCACCCGCTCCTGGGCCTGGGCGGTCACGGCGGCCGCCGCCGAACTGCGCGAACGGCTCGCGACGACCACCGGCATCCCGCCGGAGGGCATCACGGTGCGGTCCGACACCACCGAGGCCCTCGGGTCCCTCGCGCGCAAGGAACGGCACTCCTACGGGGCCCAGTTCGCCGAGGTCGCCGTGGACACCGCCACCGGCGAGATCCGGGTGCGCCGCATGCTCGGCGTCTTCGCGGCCGGCCGGATCGTCAACCCGCTCACCGCCCGCAACCAACTCCTCGGCGGTATGACGTGGGGCATCTCCATGGCCCTGCACGAGGAGGCGGTCCGCGACCGGAACACCGGCGGTCACTATGCCCCCGACCTCGCCGGATACCACGTCGCCACCCACGCCGACGTCCCGGACATCGAGGCGGACTGGGTGGACGACCACGACCCGGAGGACCCCGTCGGCATCAAGGGCGTCGGCGAGATCGGCATCGTGGGCGCGGCGGCGGCCGTCGCCAACGCGGTCCACCACGCCACGGGCGTACGCCACCGGCACCTGCCGATCCGCCCCGACCGGGTCCTCACGGCGGGAACGCCTGGCCCCGCCGGGGGAGCGGTGGGTGCTTGA